In one Winogradskyella sp. MH6 genomic region, the following are encoded:
- a CDS encoding class I SAM-dependent methyltransferase, translated as MNIKPTYLTVKDHSVSGEEFQLLHNEALDMLETFPQPQDEKLSEYYKSEDYISHTDAKRNLFEKVYHLVRTISLKRKLKLINSFQSEEKTLLDIGCGTGDFLETAKKNKWNVVGVEPDEKARKIANSKTNDSVFDIQHLETLQENSFDVITLWHVLEHLPNLEMHIKLFKHLLKPNGTLVIAVPNFKSYDAQHYKNFWAAFDVPRHLWHFSKTAIEKLFHEEQLKLVKILPMKFDAYYVSLLSEKYKSGFMNPIKAFWIGWRSNLKGKRTKEYSSHIYVLKSSISLNKNP; from the coding sequence ATGAATATCAAACCAACATATCTAACCGTAAAAGACCATTCCGTTTCAGGAGAAGAATTTCAATTATTGCATAATGAAGCATTGGATATGTTAGAAACATTTCCGCAACCTCAAGACGAAAAACTTTCAGAATATTACAAAAGCGAAGACTACATTTCACACACAGATGCCAAGCGAAATCTGTTTGAAAAAGTATATCATTTAGTCAGAACGATCTCTTTAAAGCGAAAATTGAAGTTGATTAATTCTTTTCAATCTGAAGAAAAAACACTTTTAGATATTGGATGTGGTACAGGAGATTTTTTAGAAACCGCAAAAAAAAATAAATGGAATGTTGTTGGAGTAGAGCCTGATGAAAAGGCTAGAAAAATTGCAAATTCTAAAACCAATGATTCAGTTTTCGATATTCAACATTTAGAAACTTTACAAGAAAATAGTTTCGATGTGATTACGCTTTGGCATGTTTTAGAACATTTACCAAATTTAGAAATGCATATTAAACTTTTTAAACATTTATTAAAACCGAACGGAACATTGGTAATAGCAGTGCCAAACTTTAAAAGTTACGATGCGCAACATTATAAAAACTTTTGGGCTGCTTTTGATGTACCGAGACACCTTTGGCATTTTTCAAAAACGGCAATTGAAAAATTGTTTCACGAGGAACAATTAAAATTGGTAAAAATCTTACCAATGAAATTTGATGCTTATTATGTGAGCTTACTTTCAGAAAAATACAAATCTGGTTTTATGAATCCCATTAAAGCATTTTGGATTGGATGGCGCTCAAATCTCAAAGGAAAGCGCACTAAGGAGTATTCTTCTCATATTTATGTCTTAAAAAGTAGTATTTCTTTAAATAAAAACCCTTAA
- a CDS encoding OmpH family outer membrane protein, with protein sequence MKKIIVALTTLFAFSSCQEQDKIAFVDNAKVVKEFNKKKDFEAKFQTKIDAFNKKADSLDKAIQIEAQDFQARAQKMNQSKAEQEYQALRQKKQMQDYQLGNEEKMLQVEGQKEIDTLVKQVKAFVKDYGKKNGYTFILGANEAGSVMYGSEDNDITDAVIKALNGDTKTEESKAKE encoded by the coding sequence ATGAAGAAAATAATAGTTGCCCTAACGACATTATTTGCGTTTTCATCTTGTCAAGAACAAGACAAAATAGCTTTTGTAGATAATGCCAAGGTTGTAAAAGAATTTAACAAGAAAAAAGATTTTGAGGCCAAGTTTCAAACTAAAATAGATGCTTTTAATAAGAAAGCAGACAGTTTAGATAAAGCTATTCAAATTGAAGCTCAAGATTTTCAAGCTAGGGCTCAAAAAATGAATCAATCTAAAGCAGAGCAAGAGTATCAGGCTTTACGTCAGAAAAAGCAAATGCAAGACTACCAATTAGGGAATGAAGAAAAAATGCTTCAAGTTGAAGGACAAAAAGAAATAGATACTTTAGTTAAACAAGTAAAAGCTTTTGTAAAGGATTACGGTAAAAAGAATGGATACACATTTATTCTTGGTGCTAACGAAGCGGGTAGTGTAATGTATGGTTCAGAAGATAATGACATAACTGATGCTGTGATTAAGGCTCTTAATGGAGACACAAAAACAGAAGAAAGTAAAGCAAAAGAATAA